CTAACTCTACTCATCTCCTCTCTCCCTCCTCTACACTTCACCAAAAGCCCCAACACCTCCACCGCTCTCTCCAACCCCGAATCAGCCGCCTCAACCAGTATCCCCACCGACCCGCAATCCACAACCCGTTTTCTATTATCCGGAAACGAACAGAGAGCGTAAAGAGCCGTCGCAGACTCCTTCCTCTCCCGGTCATTCCCGTGCCTTAGAAGAGAAACAAGAGCAGAGATCGCATCGGGGTAAGACCCAATAGTCGCTTTGTTCACTTCCACGACAGCTAAACTCGTTAGCAAGGTAGCAGCAACCGCTTTGCAATCGGGCGACCCGACCCGTAAAACCGCGACTACCCGTCTCACCACACCGTCGGCGACCAAACCCACTTTGTTGTCGTCTTCCAAACTGAGATTGAGAAGCAAAGACAGAGACTTTTCCTGCAAAACGCGATCGCCCGAGTCAACACAGTCGAGAACCGCGCGAACCGCGCCCGACTCGGTGACTTTCCTCCGTACGGACGAGTCTCGCTTCGTGAGGCGGACGAGCCGGGTCAGCGACTCGAGCCTCGACTCGTGGGAGGAGGATCGGGAAACGAGGGTGGAAATCAAGGAGTGGGATTGGGATTGGGATTGGGAGTGAGAGTGATGTTGTTGCTTGGGGCTGACGTGAGCGAAGTTGGAGATTAAGCTCCGCAGGGCGTGGTTGGGAATCAGGGAAGGGGTTTCGGACAAGGGGAGCTTGGAGATGGGGCATGTCCGATTGCCGGAATCAATCCACTTTTGGATGGAGACGCGGTCGAAAGTGTGACCCGATTGGATGATAACCGGGTCGGACATAATCTCGAGGGAGATCGGGCACCTGAAATCGTTTGGGAGCTCGAACGccatttttttgaaagttgggAGTCTTTTTCAGAGTGAGGGAAGAGATAAGCtttggagaagagagagagagagagaaaagggttTATAAGATTCCCgcagagggagagagagagagagagagaggggggggGCTCGTGTTGTGGACCGTGAAGCTTTTTGCAGGGATGGTTTTTGTTTGAGTTGACGATATTACCCCCTTGTGTTATTTTCGGTCAAAAAATTTAGGCACATCACGTGATTCACGACTAAATAAAAGCATagactttttttctttctcaaaactataataattatatataggtTAACTTCTTAGCACTTTCATTTATGTTAGTCCATATTATCAAAAGAATCAAAAACTAGACTAAGTACAAAGAAAAGTTTtaagttataaaattaataattgtgtaattataactcatattattatttttttattttttttgttcaacggGATGAAGTAGAGTGGTGGAAAGCTAATCTTAACTGTGTTAATGAATGTGATATTGATCCCCGGGAAAGTGCTGAAGGTACGGATCCTTAGCCTAATGTCCATATAGGAGCATAGTTTTGTTTGCTTTCCAGTGCTCTAATCACCTACCCTACGTTCGTTGTTATTCACAAACCAGACACTTGTCTTACACAGTTTGACAGGTCTATTCAAAAAGTTATTATTTCACATTTCAGTTCAAAGCTTaagattaatttttgaaatgttttagGTGTTAATACAGTTTGCAATGTTGTTGCATTTAAATGTTTGTACTGATCACCCTTTTATACGAACATAAAACTCACGACTGTTGTGTTTATACTTGGGACTAATTTGGTGTGTTCTTTGATTCAAAATCCTTTTGTGCATGAGAGATTGTGAGTTTGTGAAAATCATGATTCGTTGATCAAATCGGAAAACGGCAACATATAAAATACAAGTTTAACTTAAAAATGGACCataaaccaatataaaattaaactattggttaaaagttgaagaattataaattttgaatcatTAAGAGAGGTTTGTCTTctaaatgaatattaatttgaCATAGTTTCGATCTCGTTCTAATATAATCTCctagttatttaaaataaaaaggaaaatcgGACCATCTAGTATGTCTTTGATATGGAGACGTACATAGAAAAAACTATGCAAGTTACAAACCATGTTAGACAGTCGATACTTGTATCACTCAGTTTTAATCATTTTAACAAATACAGATTGACACAGTGACGCTCACATCACCGAGGGTCAATGACCGATACAGTCATTTGGTTCACAGACCAAGATTCATCATTCCGCTGATTACTCGATGATGAATCAGTATCAAGAGGACTTCTCCCAACGCAATAACCTGGCTGTTCAGGCTGAGGAATAGCCGCTGTTTCACTTCCTAGCATCATAACCACGGACGACATCGTTGGTCTGTCGTTTGCACGTTCTTGAACACATAGGAGTCCAATCTTTATGCATCTCAAGATTTCAAGTGGACGGTACGTTGATGGTGAAGAATCTAAGATGATTGGATCTACGATGTCTAGCCCTTTCCCTTTTTTCCAGTTCCTCCACACCTGTGGAAAGAGATTGAATCATTTTAGGTTTTTCTTCAGAGTTTTGAGTGCGAAGCAAGATAGGGTTTAAAGAGGTTTTAAAGCTTACACAACCAAGAAGATTTAGGTCATGATCAGAGTTGTAGAATCCTTTGTTCCTCTTGCCACTTATGATCTCAAGAAGCAAAACACCGAAGCTGAAAACATCAGATTTTGTAGAGAATATTCCATCCATCGCATATTCCGGAGACATGTAGCCGCTGCACAGCAAAGATTAtactcaaattttattttattgttaaattggttataagacaaaaaaaacactGTAATGTTTAGAGAATGATTGCTTACTAAGTTCCGACCACCTTTCTCGTATTAGCTTCTGTCTCATCCCGTCCAAAGATCCTAGCCATTCCAAAATCCGAGATCTTTGGAGTCATATCTTTATCAAGCAACACATTGCTCGCTTTCAAGTCTCTATGTATAATCCTAAACCGTGAATCTTGGTGAAGATATAGAAGCCCTCTAGCAATACCATTTGTAATATCAAATCTCTTCTGCCAGTTCAGCTTACAGCTTCTAGTCTTGTCTACAACCAGTCATAacaaaaatgaattaatttatttcaaaagatTCGAACAAgagcattaaaaaaaat
The Brassica napus cultivar Da-Ae chromosome A1, Da-Ae, whole genome shotgun sequence DNA segment above includes these coding regions:
- the LOC106438297 gene encoding U-box domain-containing protein 8-like; protein product: MAFELPNDFRCPISLEIMSDPVIIQSGHTFDRVSIQKWIDSGNRTCPISKLPLSETPSLIPNHALRSLISNFAHVSPKQQHHSHSQSQSQSHSLISTLVSRSSSHESRLESLTRLVRLTKRDSSVRRKVTESGAVRAVLDCVDSGDRVLQEKSLSLLLNLSLEDDNKVGLVADGVVRRVVAVLRVGSPDCKAVAATLLTSLAVVEVNKATIGSYPDAISALVSLLRHGNDRERKESATALYALCSFPDNRKRVVDCGSVGILVEAADSGLERAVEVLGLLVKCRGGREEMSRVSGFVEVLVNVLRNGGLKGIQYSLFILNCLCCCSREIVDEVKREGVVEICFGLEDNESEKVRRNATNLVHTLLGNPMEA